In one window of Macrotis lagotis isolate mMagLag1 chromosome 5, bilby.v1.9.chrom.fasta, whole genome shotgun sequence DNA:
- the TCF21 gene encoding transcription factor 21 yields the protein MSTGSLSDVEDLQEVEMLECDSLKMDSNKEFGTSNESNEESSNCEHGSPQKGRGGSGKRRKAPTKKNPLNGVSQEGKQVQRNAANARERARMRVLSKAFSRLKTTLPWVPPDTKLSKLDTLRLASSYIAHLRQILANDKYENGYIHPVNLTWPFMVAGKPESDLKEVVNATRLCGTTAS from the exons ATGTCCACTGGCTCCCTCAGTGATGTGGAAGATCTTCAGGAGGTGGAAATGTTGGAATGTGACAGCCTAAAAATGGATTCTAACAAGGAATTTGGGACTTCAAATGAAAGCAACGAAGAGAGTTCTAACTGCGAACATGGGTCTCCCCAAAAGGGCAGGGGTGGCTCTGGCAAGAGGAGGAAAGCACCCACCAAGAAGAACCCTCTAAATGGAGTCAGCCAGGAAGGGAAGCAAGTTCAACGAAATGCGGCCAATGCCAGAGAAAGGGCTAGGATGCGGGTTCTAAGCAAAGCTTTCTCTAGGCTCAAGACCACCTTGCCCTGGGTCCCTCCGGACACCAAGCTCTCCAAACTAGATACTCTAAGACTGGCATCCAGTTATATTGCTCACCTGAGGCAAATCCTGGCCAATGACAAGTACGAAAACGGCTACATCCATCCTGTCAATCTG ACTTGGCCCTTTATGGTGGCTGGAAAACCAGAAAGTGACCTGAAAGAAGTGGTCAACGCGACCCGTTTGTGTGGAACAACAGCATCCTGA